The following proteins come from a genomic window of Deltaproteobacteria bacterium IMCC39524:
- a CDS encoding ion channel, with amino-acid sequence MDPIGHLRFSIGALVSIIAIGTFGYSMVEGWSLFDSLYMTVITLATVGIKLTDNEMTFIPPSYTVIEPISVLITLGEIPAIEKLEKIAGGLQQ; translated from the coding sequence ATGGATCCGATTGGACATCTTCGCTTCTCTATCGGCGCACTTGTATCGATCATCGCGATCGGCACTTTTGGTTATTCCATGGTCGAAGGTTGGTCGCTTTTCGATTCCCTCTACATGACCGTCATTACCCTGGCAACAGTCGGCATCAAACTCACCGACAACGAAATGACCTTTATTCCACCATCCTACACTGTCATTGAACCGATATCCGTGCTGATCACACTTGGTGAAATACCTGCTATCGAAAAGCTGGAAAAGATTGCCGGAGGCTTGCAGCAATGA
- a CDS encoding sugar phosphate isomerase/epimerase: protein MTRPRFGAHIPWAQITTDLDLVLALELAPEIAIKGPEFDTLDESLLDQSSQKLAAAQIRPTLHAPFFDLNPGALDPLIRQATRQRLTQALTAAGRLNAHLMVIHPGVDKWRYPNLEQVWLVKAKEFLLPLIDQAAACGCRLAIENIYEDAPDLLVQLVDEIDSEWFGHCFDAGHWHLFGKTNMTDWLDAIGPRLLHLHLHDNHGVADEHLPVGEGTIDFSPLQNKLRSMPTLPSMTLEAHSAEHLKRSLKQANKLFAPTSYRPDSPSSY, encoded by the coding sequence ATGACCCGTCCTCGCTTTGGAGCCCATATTCCCTGGGCACAGATCACAACCGACCTGGATCTGGTCCTTGCGCTTGAACTCGCTCCAGAAATTGCCATCAAGGGCCCCGAGTTCGACACTCTGGACGAAAGCCTGCTCGATCAATCCAGTCAAAAACTTGCTGCAGCTCAGATCAGACCAACCCTCCACGCGCCCTTTTTCGATCTCAACCCCGGCGCCCTCGATCCACTGATCCGCCAGGCAACAAGGCAACGGTTGACCCAGGCCCTTACTGCGGCCGGGCGTCTTAACGCCCACCTGATGGTTATTCATCCGGGAGTCGATAAATGGCGGTACCCGAACCTCGAACAAGTCTGGTTGGTCAAGGCAAAGGAGTTCTTGCTACCTCTGATTGACCAGGCCGCAGCATGTGGATGTCGTTTGGCTATTGAGAACATCTACGAAGATGCGCCCGACCTGCTCGTACAACTTGTGGATGAAATTGATTCAGAATGGTTTGGTCACTGCTTTGACGCCGGGCATTGGCACCTGTTCGGCAAAACCAACATGACAGATTGGCTCGACGCCATTGGCCCACGCCTTTTGCATCTTCACCTGCACGACAACCACGGCGTAGCTGACGAACATCTGCCGGTCGGTGAGGGCACGATAGACTTCTCACCTCTACAGAATAAACTGCGCAGCATGCCGACTCTTCCGAGCATGACCCTCGAAGCGCACAGCGCAGAGCACCTGAAACGATCGTTGAAGCAGGCAAACAAGCTGTTCGCACCCACAAGTTATCGGCCAGACTCCCCATCCAGTTACTAG
- a CDS encoding sulfite exporter TauE/SafE family protein has product MLFKLLSLFTAGFFGGILNSIAGGGSFITFPALLFFGVPPISANATNTFASCAGYLSGAYAFRKDLYAHKRELPLILLISLAGGIAGAWLLLQTPESIFREIIPWLLLFATLLFIFGGKLNSTLKQFASYHQHATIIGRLLLILLLLGICIYGGFFNAGLGIIVLSYLALAGYSNINTMNGLKLLVSSAISMIAIVLFIFSGVIAWHEGISVLLGTLVGGYVAAHVSRKLSQKHVRSFIIMVSCGITCYFFIDMYVP; this is encoded by the coding sequence ATGTTGTTTAAATTATTATCACTTTTTACTGCAGGTTTTTTTGGAGGGATTCTTAACTCGATCGCCGGAGGTGGAAGTTTCATAACCTTTCCTGCACTCCTCTTTTTTGGGGTGCCTCCGATTAGTGCCAATGCCACAAATACTTTTGCTTCCTGTGCTGGTTATTTGAGCGGCGCTTATGCGTTCCGAAAAGATCTATACGCGCACAAGAGAGAATTGCCGCTCATTCTTCTGATTAGCCTGGCTGGTGGTATCGCAGGTGCATGGTTGCTTCTTCAGACACCAGAATCCATATTTCGTGAAATCATTCCCTGGCTACTATTATTTGCAACACTACTCTTTATCTTCGGTGGGAAACTTAATAGTACATTAAAACAGTTCGCTTCATATCACCAACATGCCACAATTATAGGCCGTTTATTGCTGATTCTCTTGCTGCTGGGGATATGTATCTATGGTGGGTTTTTTAATGCTGGTTTGGGAATAATTGTTCTCAGCTATCTGGCACTGGCAGGTTATTCTAACATTAACACGATGAATGGTTTGAAACTCCTTGTGTCATCAGCCATATCGATGATCGCGATTGTTTTATTTATTTTCAGTGGAGTCATTGCATGGCATGAGGGCATTAGTGTTTTACTTGGAACATTAGTGGGTGGGTATGTTGCCGCTCATGTTTCCCGCAAGCTCTCTCAAAAACATGTAAGGTCCTTTATTATTATGGTTAGTTGTGGAATTACTTGTTACTTCTTTATCGACATGTACGTCCCATGA
- a CDS encoding F0F1 ATP synthase subunit epsilon, with translation MADKLKLEMVTPYKRVLSEEVDEVTAPGTVGEFGVLPDHTSLLTTLKVGELTYNKDGETFHVAVNWGYVEVEDNVMTVLVETAEPADQIDLERAKAALSRAEEALKKLTSEDKEFKIMECALERALIRVQVASKKVH, from the coding sequence ATGGCAGATAAGCTTAAATTGGAAATGGTTACACCATATAAGCGCGTGTTATCGGAAGAGGTTGACGAAGTCACCGCTCCCGGCACCGTTGGCGAGTTTGGTGTTCTTCCCGACCATACGTCCCTGCTGACCACCTTGAAGGTTGGTGAGTTAACCTATAATAAGGACGGCGAGACGTTTCACGTTGCAGTCAACTGGGGTTATGTGGAAGTTGAAGACAATGTTATGACTGTGCTGGTCGAAACAGCTGAGCCGGCTGATCAGATTGATCTGGAACGTGCCAAAGCCGCCCTCTCTCGCGCAGAGGAAGCTCTCAAGAAGCTTACAAGCGAAGACAAAGAGTTCAAGATCATGGAGTGCGCCCTGGAACGTGCCTTAATTCGTGTCCAGGTGGCGAGTAAGAAAGTCCACTGA
- the atpD gene encoding F0F1 ATP synthase subunit beta: MNKGRITQVIGPVVDVEFEAGKLPEIYHALKVTNPAVDDREWNLVLEVAQHLGENTVRTIAMDATDGLVRGQDALDTGKQIVMPVGPKTLGRIMNVIGEPVDEAGPIGAEKEWGIHRPAPEFIEQSTKVEAFETGIKVVDLLAPYARGGKIGLFGGAGVGKTVLIMELINNIAKQHGGYSVFAGVGERTREGNDLWHEMKDSGVLDKAALVYGQMNEPPGARARVALSALTVAEYFRDEEGQDVLLFVDNIFRFTQAGSEVSALLGRIPSAVGYQPTLATEMGELQERITTTSKGSITSVQAIYVPADDLTDPAPATAFAHLDATTVLSRQIAELGIYPAVDPLDSTSRILDPQVIGDEHYKCARDVQYVLQRYKDLQDIIAILGMDELSEDDKLTVSRARKIQKFLSQPFFVAETFTGSPGKYVELKDTIKGFRDLVDGKYDDIPEQAFYLVGTIEEALEKAKEMAA; encoded by the coding sequence ATGAATAAAGGACGCATCACACAGGTCATCGGCCCGGTTGTCGACGTCGAATTTGAAGCTGGCAAGCTGCCCGAGATCTATCACGCGCTTAAGGTGACCAACCCGGCGGTTGACGATCGGGAGTGGAACCTGGTTCTGGAAGTTGCCCAGCATCTTGGTGAAAATACAGTACGTACTATCGCTATGGACGCTACCGATGGTCTGGTTCGCGGGCAGGATGCACTCGACACTGGCAAGCAGATTGTTATGCCTGTCGGTCCCAAGACCCTCGGCCGGATTATGAACGTGATCGGCGAGCCGGTTGATGAAGCTGGTCCGATCGGTGCAGAGAAGGAATGGGGCATCCATCGTCCTGCTCCTGAGTTCATTGAACAATCGACCAAGGTCGAAGCCTTCGAAACGGGCATCAAAGTCGTTGACTTGCTCGCACCTTACGCCCGTGGCGGTAAGATTGGCCTGTTCGGCGGCGCCGGTGTCGGTAAAACCGTTCTTATCATGGAGCTGATCAACAACATCGCCAAGCAGCACGGCGGTTACTCGGTCTTCGCCGGTGTCGGTGAGCGTACCCGTGAGGGTAACGACCTCTGGCACGAGATGAAGGATTCCGGCGTTCTTGATAAAGCCGCCCTGGTTTACGGCCAGATGAATGAGCCTCCAGGAGCCCGTGCTCGTGTTGCTCTTTCAGCTCTGACCGTTGCTGAATATTTCCGTGACGAAGAAGGTCAGGACGTTCTGCTCTTCGTTGACAATATCTTCCGTTTCACCCAGGCAGGTTCCGAGGTTTCGGCGCTGCTCGGTCGTATCCCTTCAGCGGTTGGTTACCAGCCCACCCTGGCCACCGAGATGGGTGAGCTTCAGGAACGTATTACCACAACCAGCAAAGGTTCGATCACTTCGGTTCAGGCGATCTACGTTCCTGCCGATGACTTGACTGACCCTGCACCTGCAACGGCTTTTGCCCACCTCGACGCAACCACGGTTCTTTCCCGTCAGATCGCCGAGCTCGGTATCTACCCTGCGGTTGACCCGCTCGACTCCACCAGTCGGATTCTCGATCCTCAGGTTATTGGTGATGAGCATTACAAGTGTGCCCGTGACGTTCAGTACGTATTGCAGCGCTACAAAGATCTGCAGGACATCATCGCGATCCTCGGTATGGACGAGCTCTCCGAAGATGATAAACTGACCGTATCGCGTGCCCGTAAGATTCAAAAATTCCTCTCCCAGCCGTTCTTCGTTGCCGAAACCTTCACCGGTTCTCCAGGCAAGTACGTGGAACTGAAGGACACCATCAAGGGTTTCCGTGATCTGGTCGATGGCAAGTACGACGATATCCCGGAGCAGGCCTTCTACCTGGTTGGTACAATTGAGGAAGCCCTCGAAAAAGCCAAGGAAATGGCAGCTTAA
- the atpG gene encoding ATP synthase F1 subunit gamma has translation MASLKDIKKRIGTVKNTQQITKAMKMVSAAKLRRAQEAVVAARPYADKMADVLSSLALREDADSHPLLAERGKGKALVVLITGDRGLCGGFNTNISKAAERFIREKGEGFESYELLIVGRKGNDYLKRRAGMEITKVHENLVGTGQVSYPTGALLGQEVIELYRSGDYDSVFLIYNAFQSAMTQVQTVTQLLPIVPKVVDEGAQVTEYIYEPNANEVLEEILPKHIEVQIFRSLLESAASEHGARMTAMDSASKNASEMIGKLTLQYNRARQAAITKELLEIISGAESIKA, from the coding sequence ATGGCAAGTCTTAAAGACATAAAAAAACGAATAGGCACGGTCAAGAACACTCAGCAGATCACCAAGGCCATGAAAATGGTTTCGGCGGCCAAACTGCGGCGTGCTCAAGAAGCCGTTGTAGCGGCTCGTCCCTATGCAGACAAAATGGCTGATGTACTCTCCAGCCTGGCACTGCGTGAAGACGCCGATAGCCACCCTCTGCTGGCAGAACGCGGCAAAGGCAAGGCATTAGTCGTTCTGATTACTGGCGATCGAGGGCTCTGTGGCGGCTTCAACACCAACATCTCCAAAGCCGCTGAACGGTTTATCCGTGAAAAAGGCGAAGGCTTCGAGAGCTACGAGCTGTTAATCGTTGGTCGTAAGGGCAACGATTACCTCAAACGTCGCGCAGGCATGGAGATCACCAAGGTTCATGAAAACCTGGTTGGTACCGGGCAGGTGTCCTACCCGACTGGAGCGCTGCTTGGCCAGGAAGTCATTGAGCTCTATCGCAGCGGTGATTACGATAGCGTTTTCCTGATTTACAATGCTTTCCAGAGTGCTATGACCCAGGTGCAAACGGTCACTCAGCTGTTACCGATCGTACCGAAGGTCGTGGATGAAGGTGCGCAGGTTACCGAATATATCTATGAGCCGAATGCCAATGAGGTTCTGGAAGAAATTCTGCCCAAGCACATCGAAGTACAGATTTTCCGCTCCTTGCTTGAATCCGCGGCTTCAGAACACGGTGCCCGGATGACGGCCATGGATAGTGCCAGTAAGAATGCCTCGGAAATGATTGGCAAGCTGACCCTGCAGTACAATCGTGCCCGTCAGGCTGCTATCACCAAGGAACTGCTGGAGATTATCTCCGGCGCTGAGTCTATTAAAGCTTAA
- the atpA gene encoding F0F1 ATP synthase subunit alpha has translation MQIKAEEISAIIKKQIENFGREVEVSETGTIISASDGIARIHGLDKAMAGELLEFPGNTMGMVLNLEEDNVGAAILGDAEHIKEGDTVKRTERIVQVPVGEALIGRVVNGIGIPIDGQGPIETDTYSQVEIKAPGIVERKSVHEPMQTGLKAIDSMVPIGRGQRELIIGDRQTGKTAVAIDAIINQKGQNMICIYVAIGQKRSTVAQVVDKLKKAGAMDYTIVVSASASEPAPMQFISPYTGVTMGEFFRDSGKHALIIYDDLSKQAVAYRQLSLLLRRPPGREAYPGDVFYLHSRLLERACKLNDAEGAGSLTALPIIETQAGDVSAYIPTNVISITDGQIFLETDLFFSGVRPAINVGLSVSRVGGSAQVKAMKQVAGTLRLALASYREMAAFAQFGSDLDAATQRQLNRGARLVEILKQGQYVPLPVEKQVVAIFAVNNGYVDEYEATDVQRYESEMISFMESSYADVLSTLAEKKAIDDELEGKIKAALDEFKGQFVA, from the coding sequence ATGCAAATTAAAGCAGAAGAAATCAGCGCAATTATCAAGAAACAGATCGAAAACTTCGGGCGTGAAGTCGAGGTTAGCGAAACAGGAACCATTATCTCCGCGAGTGACGGTATCGCCCGTATCCATGGCTTGGACAAGGCGATGGCTGGCGAGTTGCTGGAGTTCCCGGGAAACACCATGGGAATGGTTCTCAATCTCGAGGAAGACAACGTTGGTGCTGCGATCCTCGGTGACGCCGAGCACATCAAGGAAGGCGACACAGTCAAGCGAACGGAACGAATCGTTCAGGTTCCGGTCGGCGAAGCGCTGATTGGTCGCGTCGTTAACGGTATCGGTATTCCGATTGATGGCCAGGGTCCGATTGAAACTGACACCTACAGTCAGGTTGAAATCAAGGCACCGGGTATCGTGGAACGTAAATCGGTTCACGAGCCGATGCAGACCGGTCTCAAGGCGATCGACTCGATGGTTCCTATCGGTCGTGGCCAGCGTGAGTTGATCATTGGTGACCGTCAGACCGGCAAGACTGCGGTTGCGATCGACGCCATCATCAATCAAAAAGGTCAGAACATGATCTGCATCTATGTCGCCATCGGCCAGAAGCGCTCGACGGTGGCACAGGTTGTCGACAAGCTGAAGAAGGCAGGCGCCATGGATTACACCATTGTCGTTTCTGCTTCTGCTTCCGAGCCGGCGCCAATGCAGTTCATCTCCCCATACACGGGTGTTACCATGGGCGAGTTCTTCCGCGATAGCGGCAAGCACGCTCTGATTATTTATGATGATCTCTCCAAGCAGGCTGTTGCTTATCGTCAGCTTTCCTTGTTGCTGCGTCGTCCGCCGGGGCGCGAAGCTTACCCTGGTGACGTTTTCTATCTCCATAGCCGTCTGCTCGAGCGTGCTTGCAAGCTCAATGATGCAGAAGGTGCTGGCTCTTTGACGGCGTTGCCGATCATCGAGACCCAGGCTGGAGACGTTTCTGCCTATATCCCGACCAACGTTATCTCGATTACTGATGGTCAGATCTTCCTCGAAACCGACCTGTTCTTTTCAGGTGTGCGTCCGGCGATCAACGTTGGCCTCTCGGTTTCACGAGTTGGTGGTTCTGCCCAGGTCAAAGCGATGAAACAGGTCGCTGGTACCTTGCGTCTGGCTCTCGCCTCTTATCGTGAGATGGCAGCCTTTGCTCAGTTCGGTTCCGACCTTGATGCTGCGACCCAGCGTCAGTTGAATCGTGGCGCGCGTCTGGTTGAAATCCTCAAGCAGGGTCAGTATGTGCCTCTGCCGGTTGAGAAGCAGGTCGTGGCGATCTTCGCGGTTAACAATGGCTATGTCGATGAATATGAAGCAACCGACGTCCAGCGTTACGAGAGTGAAATGATCTCCTTCATGGAAAGCAGCTATGCTGACGTTCTGTCTACGCTTGCTGAAAAGAAAGCCATCGATGACGAGCTGGAAGGCAAGATTAAAGCCGCTCTCGATGAATTCAAGGGCCAGTTTGTCGCTTAA
- the atpH gene encoding ATP synthase F1 subunit delta, with the protein MSVSALTRRYAKALVEIGMEEKAVEAYADELAKVKEVLSQEELLSQLLDNPTLALDKKQAMLSEVYKALELSEGMVKFLGLLLSKGRLCFLSQIEESYRRQADELSGILSAKITAATELDDVQQQAIASGLEKQTGKQIALTVEVNPDLIGGLQAEIGGRLFDGSVKTQLKRIEESLKNP; encoded by the coding sequence TTGAGTGTCAGTGCCCTAACCAGACGGTATGCCAAGGCGTTGGTTGAGATCGGCATGGAAGAAAAGGCTGTTGAGGCCTATGCCGATGAATTGGCCAAAGTTAAGGAAGTCCTGTCTCAGGAAGAGTTGTTAAGCCAGTTGCTCGACAACCCCACCCTGGCCTTGGACAAGAAGCAGGCAATGCTGTCCGAAGTCTACAAGGCCCTTGAGTTGTCAGAAGGAATGGTCAAGTTTCTCGGCCTTCTCCTGAGCAAGGGACGTCTTTGCTTCCTCAGTCAAATAGAAGAAAGTTACCGACGCCAGGCGGACGAACTGTCCGGTATCCTGAGCGCTAAAATAACAGCTGCCACTGAATTGGATGATGTTCAGCAGCAGGCGATTGCCTCCGGCCTGGAGAAGCAGACCGGTAAGCAGATCGCCTTAACTGTTGAAGTTAATCCTGATCTGATCGGCGGCTTACAAGCGGAAATTGGCGGTCGCCTTTTTGATGGCAGCGTCAAAACTCAACTTAAACGAATCGAAGAATCCTTGAAGAATCCTTAA
- the atpF gene encoding F0F1 ATP synthase subunit B, whose protein sequence is MKNSNAKLMPALIKLTVMTGLVFLPVVALASGGGGHADSGVILKDFAYRCFNFALLVGLLAYFVTKPIRKGLKGRTAEIEKTLADAQAAKEAAEAKHLEYSEKLAKATEEIAGITDSIRREGELERDKIIAAAKELAIKIEQEADNKASGVVAKARAELREEAASLAVELAEDMLKKQVSADDQKRLVDEYMQKVGELH, encoded by the coding sequence ATGAAAAATTCCAACGCAAAGCTTATGCCCGCCTTGATTAAGTTGACGGTTATGACCGGCCTGGTGTTCTTGCCAGTTGTCGCTCTGGCAAGTGGTGGCGGTGGTCATGCCGACAGTGGTGTCATTCTTAAGGACTTCGCATACCGTTGCTTCAACTTCGCCTTGCTGGTTGGCCTGCTCGCCTATTTTGTAACCAAGCCAATTCGTAAAGGTCTTAAAGGCCGTACCGCAGAGATTGAGAAGACTCTCGCTGACGCTCAGGCTGCCAAAGAGGCTGCTGAGGCTAAACATCTCGAATACAGTGAGAAGCTGGCCAAGGCAACCGAAGAGATTGCCGGTATTACCGACTCGATTCGTCGCGAAGGCGAACTGGAGCGTGACAAGATTATTGCTGCTGCCAAAGAGTTAGCAATCAAGATTGAACAGGAAGCAGATAACAAGGCCTCCGGTGTGGTTGCCAAGGCTCGCGCTGAATTGCGTGAAGAAGCTGCAAGCCTGGCCGTGGAACTTGCAGAAGACATGCTGAAAAAGCAGGTTTCTGCAGACGATCAGAAACGTCTGGTCGATGAATATATGCAAAAAGTGGGAGAACTCCATTGA
- a CDS encoding ATP synthase F0 subunit B — protein sequence MIELDGTLVLQFVNFMILLVVLNALLFKPLRAALQARKETIESSKAKVQDIDEQVQSQITRYEAQLQEARQQGVQERSALRKTGQEEEVRILGEANRTAADKLQKITAQIQEEADSARQELRGQTEALAKEIAGKVLGRAV from the coding sequence GTGATCGAGCTAGACGGGACACTGGTCCTGCAGTTTGTCAATTTCATGATTCTTCTGGTTGTGCTGAATGCACTGCTCTTCAAGCCTTTGCGCGCTGCTCTTCAGGCTCGCAAAGAAACCATTGAGAGTTCCAAGGCCAAGGTTCAGGATATTGATGAGCAGGTACAGTCACAAATTACACGCTACGAGGCACAGCTTCAGGAAGCCCGTCAACAGGGCGTTCAGGAACGTTCTGCCCTGCGTAAGACAGGCCAGGAAGAAGAAGTCCGCATCCTAGGTGAAGCCAATCGTACCGCCGCTGACAAGTTGCAGAAGATCACAGCGCAAATCCAGGAAGAAGCCGACTCTGCCCGTCAGGAACTGCGTGGCCAAACTGAAGCTCTTGCTAAAGAGATTGCCGGTAAGGTACTCGGGAGGGCCGTTTGA
- a CDS encoding polymer-forming cytoskeletal protein — protein MRKETPIEKSDIKAFLGPGSQFEGKLVFNEIVRLDGAFRGEVTSHDTLIVGESADIQADIQVGTLIMSGNFKGNVKAKTRVELRSPAKVDGTIETPAISVEDGVLLNGTITMNIGENAAGSKAVEVDAKK, from the coding sequence ATGCGCAAAGAAACTCCGATCGAAAAGAGTGATATCAAGGCCTTTTTGGGACCTGGCAGCCAATTTGAAGGTAAGTTGGTGTTCAATGAGATTGTCCGTCTGGATGGTGCCTTTCGTGGAGAAGTGACGTCACACGACACCCTGATTGTTGGTGAAAGTGCAGATATTCAAGCCGATATCCAGGTTGGAACCTTGATTATGAGTGGTAATTTCAAAGGCAATGTTAAAGCCAAGACAAGGGTTGAGCTCCGTTCTCCGGCTAAAGTTGATGGCACTATTGAGACGCCTGCTATTTCGGTAGAGGATGGCGTGTTGCTGAACGGCACGATTACAATGAACATCGGCGAAAATGCGGCAGGAAGCAAAGCCGTTGAGGTTGACGCCAAGAAGTAG
- a CDS encoding ParB/RepB/Spo0J family partition protein, producing the protein MAKRPALGKGIGALLTSASQDGRHKYFVCPVEELKPHHQQPRKTFNDAKMAELVASIREKGVIQPLVVRHAGDHYQIIAGERRWRASQKAGLKEVPVVIQDVSEDWAMEMALIENIQREDLNPIEEAEAYRYLMSTFDLSQEEVARRVGRERPTVANSLRLLRLPEMIQQDVVAGQLTMGHARAMLALESAARIKEVRDQVVKKQFSVRQTEALVKKLKGGVTKAVARKSKLDPEMVDLAARLQRSLGTKVSILPQARGGKGGKIEISYYSPDELERLLDIFEGR; encoded by the coding sequence ATGGCCAAGCGTCCTGCACTCGGTAAGGGTATCGGTGCCCTGCTCACGTCTGCTTCCCAGGATGGTCGACACAAATACTTTGTCTGCCCCGTCGAAGAACTCAAGCCGCATCACCAGCAGCCCCGTAAAACCTTCAATGACGCCAAAATGGCGGAACTGGTTGCCTCGATTCGGGAAAAAGGGGTGATCCAGCCCCTGGTTGTCCGTCACGCAGGTGATCATTATCAGATCATCGCCGGTGAACGTCGCTGGCGGGCTTCTCAGAAGGCGGGCCTTAAGGAAGTTCCGGTTGTTATTCAGGATGTCTCTGAAGATTGGGCCATGGAGATGGCCCTGATAGAGAATATCCAACGTGAGGATCTGAACCCGATCGAGGAGGCTGAAGCCTACCGCTACCTGATGAGCACCTTTGATCTGTCTCAGGAAGAAGTGGCCCGTCGGGTCGGTCGTGAACGGCCTACCGTTGCTAACTCCCTGCGCCTGTTACGCCTGCCGGAGATGATCCAGCAGGATGTTGTTGCCGGCCAGTTGACCATGGGTCATGCCCGGGCCATGCTGGCGCTGGAAAGCGCTGCCCGTATCAAGGAAGTCCGAGACCAGGTGGTCAAGAAGCAGTTTTCTGTCCGTCAAACGGAAGCCTTGGTTAAAAAGCTCAAGGGTGGTGTAACCAAAGCGGTTGCCCGCAAGAGCAAGCTTGATCCTGAAATGGTGGATCTTGCTGCCCGGTTGCAGCGCAGCCTCGGCACCAAGGTGAGCATTCTCCCTCAAGCCCGCGGTGGTAAGGGCGGTAAAATCGAGATCAGCTATTATTCGCCGGACGAACTCGAGCGGTTACTTGATATTTTTGAGGGTCGATAG
- a CDS encoding AAA family ATPase: MAQVIAIANQKGGVGKTTTAVNLAASLAVAEKRTLLVDLDPQANATSGVGVDPNSMEQTVYHALLGSVPVSELRKTTALDLLHLLPANPDLIGAEVELISALARENKLKTALSEVAEEYDYILIDCPPSLGLLTINSLTAADSVLIPLQCEYYAMEGLSQLINTVRLIQRELNQSLIIHGILLTMFDARNNLSHQVSEGIREHFSTQVFETMIPRNVRLSEAPSHGLPALLYDISSRGATAYLDLAREIIRREKS; encoded by the coding sequence ATGGCTCAAGTCATTGCCATTGCCAACCAGAAGGGCGGCGTCGGTAAAACCACCACAGCCGTGAATCTGGCGGCGTCTTTGGCTGTTGCCGAAAAACGCACCCTGTTGGTTGATCTCGATCCCCAGGCCAATGCGACCAGTGGCGTTGGTGTAGATCCCAACAGTATGGAGCAAACGGTTTACCATGCCCTGCTTGGTTCTGTGCCGGTGAGCGAATTACGTAAAACCACTGCTCTTGACCTCCTTCATCTGTTGCCTGCCAATCCAGACCTGATCGGTGCCGAAGTGGAGTTGATTTCTGCCTTGGCGCGTGAGAACAAGCTGAAGACAGCCCTCTCCGAAGTGGCTGAAGAGTATGACTATATCCTCATCGACTGCCCACCTTCTTTGGGTTTGTTGACCATTAACTCCCTGACTGCCGCAGACAGCGTACTGATCCCCCTGCAGTGCGAGTATTACGCCATGGAGGGATTGAGCCAGTTGATCAATACGGTGAGGTTGATTCAGCGGGAGCTAAACCAGAGCCTGATTATTCATGGCATCCTGCTGACAATGTTTGATGCCCGTAACAACCTGTCTCACCAGGTCAGTGAAGGCATTCGGGAACATTTTTCCACACAGGTTTTTGAAACCATGATTCCGCGCAACGTACGTCTTTCTGAGGCGCCCAGTCACGGTCTGCCCGCACTGCTTTATGATATCTCTTCACGGGGTGCTACGGCGTATCTGGATCTGGCGCGTGAAATCATTCGCAGGGAGAAGTCTTAA
- the rsmG gene encoding 16S rRNA (guanine(527)-N(7))-methyltransferase RsmG, which produces MLKDQLQKLELEISNDSLAQLELLVDELLRWTKRRNLTAITDRDEVLEKHLVDSLTMLSFARAAGRLLDMGSGAGFPALPLKIVCPSLQVVSVDAVGKKIDFQKHVARKLGLPSFAALHARVQDLQEEESYRAGFDLVTARALTSLEDLVVMAEPFLQAGGRLVAMKGPEGEQEFLAYRKRLCESGWNIALHRLVLPRSGAQRCLIELAR; this is translated from the coding sequence GTGCTTAAAGATCAGTTACAAAAACTGGAGCTTGAAATCTCCAATGACAGCCTTGCGCAACTCGAGTTGCTGGTAGACGAATTGCTGCGCTGGACGAAACGAAGAAACCTGACGGCCATAACCGATCGGGATGAGGTGCTGGAGAAACACCTGGTTGATTCCCTGACCATGCTCTCTTTTGCAAGGGCGGCCGGCCGCCTTCTCGATATGGGGTCCGGTGCCGGCTTCCCCGCATTACCCCTCAAAATTGTTTGCCCTTCTCTGCAGGTCGTTTCGGTTGATGCTGTTGGCAAGAAGATAGACTTTCAGAAGCATGTAGCAAGAAAGCTCGGGTTACCGTCTTTTGCCGCTTTGCACGCACGTGTCCAGGACTTGCAGGAAGAGGAGAGCTACCGGGCCGGTTTCGACCTGGTGACAGCCAGGGCGTTGACCTCCCTGGAGGATCTGGTGGTTATGGCTGAGCCTTTTCTGCAAGCCGGGGGACGTTTGGTCGCGATGAAAGGGCCGGAAGGTGAGCAGGAGTTCTTGGCATATCGGAAGCGCCTTTGCGAATCGGGTTGGAACATTGCTTTGCATCGCCTTGTTTTACCTCGTTCCGGGGCCCAGCGCTGCCTGATTGAGTTGGCCCGATAG